One window of Corynebacterium doosanense CAU 212 = DSM 45436 genomic DNA carries:
- a CDS encoding VOC family protein has protein sequence MSENTVDKLTHDQIFINLPVADIQAAMSFYSALGWELNPMFSDERTASFVVSDHLVVMLLETARFQEFHQRETYAAGGAREVLNCLSARSKEDVDELLRRVGDGGGTVTRPAEEQGPMYGAAFDDVDGHGWEVMWMDPAVFE, from the coding sequence ATGAGTGAAAACACCGTCGATAAGCTGACGCACGACCAGATCTTCATCAACCTTCCCGTCGCCGACATTCAGGCCGCCATGTCCTTCTACTCGGCGCTGGGATGGGAGCTCAACCCCATGTTCTCCGACGAGCGCACCGCATCGTTCGTGGTCAGCGACCATCTGGTGGTCATGCTGCTGGAGACCGCACGGTTCCAGGAGTTCCACCAGCGCGAGACCTACGCCGCCGGGGGAGCGCGCGAGGTGCTCAACTGCCTGAGCGCGCGTTCGAAGGAGGACGTGGACGAGCTGCTGCGCCGGGTCGGCGATGGCGGCGGCACCGTCACCCGCCCGGCCGAGGAGCAGGGGCCGATGTACGGCGCGGCCTTCGACGACGTGGACGGCCACGGCTGGGAAGTCATGTGGATGGATCCGGCCGTCTTCGAGTGA
- a CDS encoding acyl-CoA dehydrogenase family protein has translation MSILEPTTDYYQVFADVTGDDLKHWENARSFENDALPRINDDWEKGNYPLELVARLAELGLLNDGVEVPGQEAMSPLAAGLVSMEISRIDGSMGVVLGVQSALCMRAISFFGSDEQKQQWLPDLAAAKKLGAFALTEPTHGSDAVSLETTATRDGDSWVLNGEKRWIGNGYKGDMTVIWARMDDGQVGGFIVPQDTEGYASTNITGKVSLRAIHQAHITLTDCRIPAENKLPGANTFKDTSKILEASRGGVSWSALGHAISAYESALAYSKERIQFGKPLAHHQLIQQRLTDMLIDVTNMALHCRRIADLDAAGELAGHQAALTKVHNTRAAKRVVANARDMLGGSGILLENNVVRHFADMEALHTFEGTDSVQSLIIGRAVTGKGAFA, from the coding sequence GTGAGCATTCTTGAACCCACCACCGACTACTACCAGGTGTTCGCCGACGTCACCGGCGACGACCTCAAGCACTGGGAGAACGCCCGTTCCTTTGAGAACGACGCCCTCCCGCGCATCAACGACGACTGGGAGAAAGGCAACTACCCGCTTGAGCTGGTCGCACGTCTCGCGGAGCTCGGCCTGCTCAACGACGGCGTCGAGGTCCCCGGCCAGGAGGCCATGTCCCCGCTGGCCGCCGGCCTGGTGAGCATGGAGATCTCGCGCATCGACGGCTCCATGGGCGTCGTCCTCGGAGTCCAGTCGGCGCTGTGCATGCGCGCCATCTCCTTCTTCGGATCCGACGAGCAGAAGCAGCAGTGGCTGCCCGACCTCGCCGCGGCCAAGAAGCTCGGCGCCTTCGCGCTGACCGAGCCCACCCACGGCTCCGACGCCGTCTCGCTGGAGACCACCGCGACCCGCGACGGCGACTCCTGGGTCCTCAACGGCGAGAAGCGCTGGATCGGCAACGGCTACAAGGGTGACATGACCGTCATCTGGGCGCGCATGGACGACGGCCAGGTCGGCGGCTTCATCGTGCCCCAGGACACCGAGGGCTACGCCTCCACCAACATCACCGGCAAGGTCTCCCTGCGTGCCATCCACCAGGCGCACATCACCCTGACCGACTGCCGCATCCCCGCCGAGAACAAACTCCCCGGTGCCAACACCTTCAAGGACACCTCCAAGATCCTCGAGGCCTCCCGCGGCGGCGTCTCCTGGTCCGCACTGGGCCACGCCATCTCCGCCTACGAGTCCGCCCTGGCGTACTCCAAGGAGCGCATCCAGTTCGGCAAGCCGCTCGCGCACCACCAGCTCATCCAGCAGCGCCTCACCGACATGCTCATCGACGTCACCAACATGGCGCTGCACTGCCGCCGGATCGCCGACCTCGACGCCGCCGGCGAGCTCGCCGGCCACCAGGCCGCGCTGACCAAGGTGCACAACACCCGCGCCGCCAAGCGCGTCGTCGCCAACGCCCGCGACATGCTCGGCGGCTCCGGCATCCTGCTCGAGAACAACGTCGTCCGTCACTTCGCCGACATGGAGGCGCTGCACACCTTCGAGGGCACCGACTCCGTCCAGAGCCTCATCATCGGCCGCGCGGTCACCGGCAAGGGCGCTTTCGCCTAA
- a CDS encoding 3-hydroxyacyl-CoA dehydrogenase/enoyl-CoA hydratase family protein yields the protein MSKTITKAAVIGAGSMGAGIAAHLANSGCEVVLLDVSTELAEKGLERQLKSRGFLHPDFAKRVRTGTIEDDLSLLSDAEWIVEAILENPKIKQDTYAKINEVRAEGSFLSSNTSTIPLATLTEGMTREQAADFAITHFFNPPRVMPLVEIVRSEAMSDERLADLKSIVEVQLGKSVIDCRDTPGFVANRTGNYWMSVGAQTALDRGLDIELADAAFGKPVGVPRTGVFGLFDYIGIQIVPSIWDSFLGTLSKDDAFQKYDLPRERVFAWLLENGFTGRTGPSGFYRGREEALDPETLEYRPRREVTDPVAQAKNISEAIAVDSEGGRYVWDVFAETLEYCAVTAPEIADTVADIDGGFVLGYSWKKGPFALADEIGMDTLLERWRADGREVPALLEAAEREGGFYPAEGKVLSSEGEVVEIAQREDIVRVADLAKDEDTVVAFENEGAVLYKLSDGVGVFSLKTPMGAFDEHALAAVEKVAADYESLGLTALVIANDNPKAFSAGAFLPLLAGRSSAGDEEGLREVVLSGNKGFRGLSEASIPVVSAARGVALGGGAEMLVHSDRVVAHAETSIGFPERLVGLYPAWGGATTILARAVAAGVENPHQVAFDIIMDGKPVENAYRASERFLLQDDDVIVMNSDLVLARALEEARAMVGNYTAQTPTTVPLYSPGAEPLNKAWLGDDVAEADRRIGAELADLYTGVSEISSDELEAQEVDAGVRLLLHPKNVARAQHMEKYRRPLKDS from the coding sequence ATGAGCAAGACCATCACCAAGGCCGCCGTCATCGGCGCCGGCTCCATGGGCGCCGGCATTGCCGCCCACCTGGCCAACTCCGGCTGCGAGGTCGTGCTTCTCGACGTCTCCACCGAGCTCGCCGAGAAGGGCCTCGAGCGCCAGCTCAAGTCCCGCGGTTTCCTGCACCCCGACTTCGCCAAGCGGGTACGCACGGGCACGATCGAGGACGACCTCAGCCTGCTCTCCGACGCCGAATGGATCGTCGAGGCCATCCTGGAGAACCCGAAGATCAAGCAGGACACCTACGCCAAGATCAACGAGGTCCGCGCCGAGGGATCCTTCCTCTCCTCGAACACCTCCACCATCCCGTTGGCCACGCTCACCGAGGGCATGACCCGCGAGCAGGCCGCCGACTTCGCCATCACCCATTTCTTCAACCCGCCGCGCGTTATGCCGCTCGTGGAGATCGTGCGCTCCGAGGCCATGTCGGACGAGCGCCTCGCCGACCTCAAGTCCATCGTCGAGGTGCAGCTGGGCAAGAGTGTCATCGACTGCCGCGACACCCCCGGCTTCGTGGCCAACCGCACCGGCAACTACTGGATGTCCGTCGGCGCCCAGACCGCACTCGACCGCGGGTTGGACATCGAGCTGGCGGACGCCGCCTTCGGCAAGCCCGTCGGCGTGCCGCGCACCGGTGTCTTCGGCCTGTTCGACTACATCGGCATTCAGATCGTCCCCTCCATCTGGGACAGCTTCCTGGGCACGCTGAGCAAGGATGACGCGTTCCAGAAGTACGACCTGCCGCGCGAGCGAGTCTTCGCCTGGCTCCTGGAGAACGGCTTCACCGGCCGCACCGGCCCGTCCGGCTTCTACCGCGGACGCGAGGAAGCCCTCGACCCCGAGACCCTCGAGTACCGCCCGCGCCGCGAGGTCACCGACCCCGTGGCCCAGGCCAAGAACATCTCCGAGGCCATCGCCGTGGACTCCGAGGGCGGCCGCTACGTCTGGGACGTCTTCGCCGAGACCCTGGAGTACTGCGCGGTCACCGCTCCGGAGATCGCCGACACGGTCGCCGACATCGACGGCGGATTTGTCCTGGGTTACTCCTGGAAGAAGGGCCCCTTCGCCCTCGCCGACGAGATCGGCATGGACACCCTGCTCGAGCGCTGGCGCGCGGACGGGCGCGAGGTTCCCGCGCTGCTCGAGGCCGCCGAGCGCGAGGGCGGCTTCTACCCGGCCGAGGGCAAGGTGCTCAGCTCCGAGGGTGAGGTCGTGGAGATCGCCCAGCGCGAGGACATCGTGCGGGTCGCCGACCTGGCCAAGGACGAGGACACCGTGGTGGCCTTCGAGAACGAGGGAGCCGTGCTGTACAAGCTCTCCGACGGGGTGGGTGTCTTCTCTTTGAAGACCCCCATGGGTGCCTTCGACGAGCACGCCCTCGCCGCCGTGGAGAAGGTCGCCGCCGACTACGAGTCCCTCGGCCTGACCGCCTTGGTGATCGCCAACGACAACCCCAAGGCGTTCTCCGCCGGCGCGTTCCTCCCGCTGCTCGCCGGCCGTTCCTCCGCCGGTGACGAGGAGGGTCTGCGTGAGGTCGTCCTCAGCGGCAACAAGGGCTTCCGCGGCCTGTCCGAGGCATCGATCCCCGTGGTCTCCGCCGCGCGCGGCGTCGCCCTCGGTGGCGGCGCGGAGATGCTCGTGCACTCCGACCGGGTAGTCGCCCACGCGGAGACCAGCATCGGTTTCCCGGAGCGTCTGGTCGGCCTGTACCCCGCCTGGGGCGGCGCGACCACGATCCTCGCCCGCGCCGTCGCGGCCGGCGTGGAGAACCCGCACCAGGTGGCCTTCGACATCATCATGGACGGCAAGCCCGTGGAGAACGCCTACCGTGCCTCCGAGCGCTTCCTGCTGCAGGACGACGATGTCATCGTCATGAACAGCGACCTGGTTCTCGCCCGGGCGCTGGAGGAGGCCCGCGCGATGGTGGGCAACTACACCGCGCAGACCCCGACCACGGTGCCGCTGTATTCTCCCGGCGCCGAGCCGCTGAACAAGGCGTGGCTGGGAGATGACGTGGCCGAGGCGGACCGTCGCATCGGTGCCGAGCTCGCGGATCTCTATACTGGTGTGAGCGAGATCTCATCCGACGAGTTGGAGGCGCAGGAAGTGGACGCCGGTGTGCGTCTGCTGCTGCACCCCAAGAACGTCGCTCGCGCCCAGCACATGGAGAAGTACCGCCGCCCGCTGAAGGACTCCTAG
- a CDS encoding AMP-binding protein — MPIASPRQDIQIPEVSVPELIFGNISEEDEGRVAIVDSGSKITFGELRDDVEKFAGALAARGVGKGDVVALHCPNSTTFAVAFFGILRLGAICTTIGTMATDEDIAKLLTASGARMLLTTSSIGWAGAVGAGKAGLSGDAVVGLTGVNGIAALMAEGHEAPEVEIDPSDIAVIPFSSGTTGLPKGVMLSHRNLVANIVQMVDATDEVVDKTTTFATVLPFFHIYGMTALLNHCLYRRCTQFTFAKFELPEFLFVLQEEKIDFAFIAPPIAVALAKHPIVDQFDLSSLKHVLSGAASLQRELAGAVEKRIGCEVAQGFGMTESSPVTHVRISDGLPLDSVGRLVANTSMKLVDVSDDELREIGVPKSGRSAAGELWLKGPQVMVGYLNNPEATQETLVDGWLRTGDMAEYDADTNVYIVDRLKELIKYKGYQVPPAELESVLLSHPDIADAACVGVIREHDGEEIPKAFVVLREGASLSAEEVMDYVEDRVAPYKKVRAVEFVGSIPKSATGKILRRDLRG; from the coding sequence GTGCCCATCGCCAGCCCCCGCCAGGACATCCAGATCCCCGAGGTATCAGTCCCCGAGCTGATCTTCGGCAACATCTCGGAGGAGGACGAGGGCCGCGTGGCCATCGTCGACTCCGGGTCGAAAATCACCTTCGGTGAACTCCGCGATGACGTGGAGAAGTTCGCCGGGGCGCTGGCCGCGCGGGGGGTGGGCAAGGGCGACGTGGTCGCGCTGCACTGCCCGAACTCGACGACCTTCGCCGTCGCCTTCTTCGGCATCCTGCGCCTGGGTGCGATCTGCACGACCATCGGCACGATGGCCACCGACGAGGACATCGCCAAGCTGCTCACGGCCTCCGGTGCCAGGATGCTGCTGACCACCTCCTCCATCGGATGGGCGGGCGCGGTCGGTGCGGGCAAGGCCGGGCTCTCAGGAGATGCCGTCGTGGGCCTCACCGGCGTCAACGGTATCGCCGCGCTCATGGCTGAGGGCCACGAGGCACCCGAGGTGGAGATCGATCCCTCGGATATCGCCGTCATCCCGTTCTCCTCGGGAACCACCGGCCTGCCCAAGGGGGTCATGCTCTCGCACAGGAACCTCGTGGCCAACATCGTGCAGATGGTCGACGCCACCGACGAGGTGGTGGACAAGACCACCACGTTCGCCACGGTCCTGCCCTTCTTCCACATCTACGGCATGACCGCGCTGCTCAACCACTGTCTCTACCGCCGCTGCACGCAGTTCACCTTCGCCAAGTTCGAGCTCCCCGAGTTCCTCTTTGTTCTCCAGGAGGAGAAGATCGACTTCGCGTTCATCGCGCCGCCCATCGCGGTGGCGCTGGCGAAGCATCCCATCGTGGACCAGTTCGACCTGTCCTCGCTCAAACACGTTCTCTCCGGGGCGGCGTCGCTTCAGCGGGAGCTGGCGGGCGCCGTCGAGAAGCGCATCGGGTGTGAGGTCGCCCAGGGTTTCGGCATGACCGAGAGCTCGCCGGTGACCCACGTGCGCATCAGCGACGGGCTGCCGCTGGACTCCGTGGGCCGGCTGGTGGCCAACACGTCGATGAAGCTTGTCGACGTCTCCGACGACGAGTTGCGCGAGATCGGCGTCCCCAAATCCGGGCGCTCTGCCGCGGGCGAGCTCTGGCTCAAGGGCCCGCAGGTCATGGTCGGCTACCTCAACAACCCGGAGGCCACGCAGGAGACGCTTGTCGACGGCTGGCTGCGCACCGGTGACATGGCCGAGTACGACGCGGACACCAACGTCTACATCGTCGACCGGCTGAAGGAGCTGATCAAGTACAAGGGTTACCAGGTACCGCCGGCCGAGCTGGAGAGTGTCCTGCTCTCGCACCCGGACATCGCGGACGCCGCGTGTGTCGGCGTGATCCGCGAGCACGACGGGGAGGAGATCCCCAAGGCGTTTGTCGTGCTCCGCGAGGGTGCCTCGTTGAGCGCGGAGGAGGTCATGGACTACGTGGAGGACCGGGTGGCGCCGTACAAGAAGGTGCGTGCCGTGGAGTTCGTGGGTTCCATCCCCAAGTCGGCCACGGGCAAGATCCTGCGCCGCGACCTGCGCGGATAA
- a CDS encoding ribose-phosphate diphosphokinase, translated as MTGQWSESHKNMMLFSGRANPELGEAVASELGIELVPMSARDFANGEIFVRFEESVRGADCFVLQSHTQPLNKWVMEQLIMIDALKRGSAKRITAILPFYPYARQDKKHRGREPISARLIADLLTTAGADRIVSVDLHTDQIQGFFDGPVDHMHAMPILTDYIKSKYSLDNIVVVSPDAGRVKTAEKWANALGDAPMAFVHKTRSVDEANKVTANRVVGDVEGLNCVLLDDMIDTGGTIAGAVRVLKEAGAKDVIIACTHGVFSGPARERLSECGAEEVITTDTLPQSTENWPNLTVLSIAPLLARTINEIFENGSVTTLFEGEA; from the coding sequence ATGACCGGTCAATGGTCCGAGAGCCACAAGAACATGATGCTCTTCTCCGGGCGGGCGAACCCCGAACTCGGTGAAGCCGTCGCTTCCGAGCTGGGCATCGAACTCGTGCCCATGAGCGCACGTGACTTCGCCAACGGCGAGATCTTCGTCCGCTTCGAGGAGTCCGTCCGTGGCGCCGACTGCTTCGTCCTGCAGTCCCACACCCAGCCGCTGAACAAGTGGGTCATGGAGCAGCTCATCATGATCGACGCGCTCAAGCGTGGCTCCGCCAAGCGCATCACCGCGATCCTGCCCTTCTACCCCTACGCCCGCCAGGACAAGAAGCACCGTGGCCGCGAGCCCATCTCCGCCCGCCTCATCGCGGACCTGCTCACCACCGCGGGCGCGGACCGCATCGTCTCGGTCGACCTGCACACCGATCAGATCCAGGGTTTCTTCGACGGCCCCGTCGACCACATGCACGCCATGCCCATCCTCACGGACTACATCAAGTCCAAGTACTCCCTGGACAACATCGTCGTCGTCTCCCCCGACGCCGGACGAGTGAAGACCGCCGAGAAGTGGGCCAACGCCCTGGGCGACGCACCCATGGCGTTCGTGCACAAGACCCGCAGCGTGGACGAGGCGAACAAGGTCACCGCCAACCGCGTCGTCGGTGACGTCGAGGGCCTCAACTGCGTGCTGCTCGACGACATGATCGACACCGGCGGAACCATCGCCGGTGCCGTCCGGGTGCTCAAGGAGGCGGGCGCCAAGGACGTCATCATCGCCTGCACCCACGGCGTGTTCTCCGGCCCCGCCCGGGAACGCCTCTCCGAGTGCGGTGCCGAGGAAGTCATCACCACGGACACGCTGCCGCAGTCCACGGAGAACTGGCCCAACCTCACCGTGCTCTCCATCGCGCCGCTGCTCGCCCGCACGATCAACGAGATCTTCGAGAACGGCTCCGTCACCACCCTCTTCGAGGGCGAAGCCTAA